AAGTACGATGCCGCCTTCGTGTTCGCCAATGTGAAGGGCTTTGCCCAGGAGGCAGCCATCCGCATCAAGTGGTCCACCCCGATGGCCGCGGAGATCCCGTGGTACGTCACCGAGGTCCCCACCGTATTCGTCTCGCTCAACCAGCCCAACCACCTCATTGACGTGCCGATGGTGAAGACCGCCATCCACGCCCACACAGGAACCCGGGAAGCCATCCGGGCAACCATCGAGAAGATCATGGGGAGCTCGGAATTCCAGGGAACGTTCAACGAGAACGTGTTCTGCGATTCCTTCGACACCCGGCTTTGACCCGGCTTCGGCAACAAGCGAAAGCCGTACGCGCAGCATTTTCGCGTGCGGCTTTCGTGCGTCCGGCGTAGCGTGGGTGCATGGAGCGAACGGGGTGCGCTGTTGTCGGGGGAGGGCCCGCGGGCATGATGCTGGGACTGCTGCTGGCCCGGGCCGGGGTGGAAGTCACGGTCCTCGAAAAACACGGGGACTTCCTCCGGGACTTCCGGGGCGACACCGTGCACGCCTCCACCATCAGGCTGATCGACGAGCTCGGGCTGGGCGACGGATTCCGCAGGCTCCCGCAGAGCAAACTGAACAACGTCGCCTTTCCCATCCCGGGCGTCGGACTGGTCACGCTGGGCGATTTCGCGACCCTGAAGCCCCCGTACAACTACATTGCGATGATGCCGCAGTGGGACTTCCTGAACTTCCTGGCCACCGAGGCCGCGAGCGAACCCACCTTCACGCTCCTGATGGAGCATGAAGCGACTTCGTTAATGTTCGACGGCGGCCGCGTCACCGGCGTCCGTTACCGGACGCGCGGAGGTTCCAAGGGCCAGGGTACTGAAGGGGCGCTGCACGCGGACCTTGTGGTGGCCACCGACGGACGCCATTCGGTCCTGCGCCGGGCCGCCGGCCTGCAGCCGAAGGACTATCCGGTTCCCTTCGACACCTGGTGGTTCAAGCTCCCGCGCCATGCTTCGGAGAAAGGCGCAGTGGCAGGCATCGTCCCGGCGTTCCGGGACCGCGAAGCCATGATCGCGCTGTTCCGCGACGACTACTACCAGATGGGCTACCTCGGCCCCAAGGGAGCGGATGCGCGGATCCGCTCCGAGGGCGTGGAGCGGTTCAGGGAGCGGGTTGCCTCATTGCGCCCGGACCTGGCCGACCGGGTGGACTCCATCCGTTCGCTCGATGACCTTCACTGGCTGGACGTCCGGCTGGATCGGCTGCGGCGCTGGTATGTGGACGGGATGCTGTGCATCGGCGACGCCGCCCATGCCATGTCCCCTGCGGGCGGGGTGGGCATCAACCTGGCCATCCAGGACGCCGTGGCGGCAGCTGCACTGCTGGCACCGGCCCTGATCAGGGGCAACGTGTCGGTCAAGGACCTCGCCGGGGTGGAACGGCGGCGCCGGATGCCCACCGTCATTATCCAGACCGTCCAGCGTGTCATGCACCGGGCGGTGTTCGTTCCCCTGTTCGCCGGACGAAGGACGGGTGCTCCGCCGGTCCTGCTGTTTTTTGTCCGGCACGCCCCGGTGGTGCGTCGGCTTTTGCCGCGCCTCATCGCCTTCGGACCCAGGCCGGAGCATGCGCCCGCTTTTGCCCGCCGCGCTCAGCCGCGGGCGGCGAGGTAATCGATCATGCCTTTGACGGTGGCCACTGCCGTGTAGTCACGTTCGGGAATGTCCACGCCGGTAGCCTCGTTGATGGATTCCACCAGCCTGAGGAAATCCAGCGAATCAAGTTCAAGGTCCTGCCGCAGCCGGGAGCCCTCGTCGAGGCCGTCAAAATCAACGTCCGGCGCAACCTGGCTGATGGCCGTCTGCACCGCCTGCCGTGCGTCCTGCTCGTTCATAGCTCCTCCGGTTTTTGCAGCAGTTCGTCGATGCGGGCCAGGAAGCGGCCGCCCCGGAGCCCGTCGCTGACCCGGTGGTCGGCGGACAGGGTGGCGGTCACAGCGGGCCGCACACCGAGCATCCCGTCGTGCGCCCAGGGCTGCTCCACCAGCTTGCCCAGGCCCACCATGGCCACCTGCGGCGGATAGATGACGCCGTAAACGGCCTCCACGCCGAGGTCGCCCAGATTCGTCACCGTGAGGGTGGGATCGGCCATTTCCGCGCGCTGCAGCCGCCCGGCCCGAGCCCGGCTGACCAAGTCCCGCAGCTGCTGCATCAGCACATCCACGGCCAGGGTGTCGGCGTCGTGGATGGCGGGCGCCACCAGTCCGCCGTGCCGCAGGGCCACCGCAACGCCGAGGTGCACGGAGCTGCTCGGCCGGAACACCCCGTCGGTGAAGAAGCCGTTGACTTCCGGAACCTCCTTGGCAGCCAGGGCCGTTGCCTTCAACAGCAGCGCCGAGGGAACAAGCCGCGAGGCCACCGGCCGCTGTTCGTTGACCTGCTGCATCCACGCGATGGCGGCGCGCAGGTCCAGCGTGGTGCTGACGTAGTAGTGCGGGATGGACTTCTTGGACCGGGTCATGAGCGAGCCGATGGCGCGCCGCAGGCTGGACAAGCGGTCCTGCGCTTCCGACGGCGGCGCCTCCTTCGGGGGCAGCGCCTCCGCCCCGGGAACGGTGGCTTCTTCCGGTAGGGCCTCTTCTGCCGGAGCCGCCGCAGTGTGCCCGCTTACGGCACGCTGGACATCAGCTTCGGTGACGGCGCCGTCGGGCCCCGTGCCTGGCACACCCCCGATGTCGACGCCAAGCTGGTCCGCGAGCCGCCGGGCCCGCGGCGAGGACCGCACCCGGGCTCCGTGGGGCATCGGCGCAGGGGTGGCTGCCGGAGCTGCCGGGGCCGCCGGACCGGGCCGGGCCGCTGCGGCGTGCTCCACATCGGCGCGGGTGACGGCGCCGTGCCTTCCCGTTCCGCGTATCCCTGCCGTATCCACCCCAAGCTGGTGCGCGAGGTGCCGGACCGGGGGAGGAACTTGCACCGCGGCAGCGGCAGCGGCAGCGCCTGCCGGCTCCGCGGCAGCTGCCGCGACTGCTGTCTCTGCCGCTCCTGAAGCCGGCTTCGCGTGCGGACCCGCAGGCCGCCCTCCTGCCTGGCCAGCGCCGTCGTCGGGTGTCCGGGTGATCCGGGCCAGCGGAGTGCCGATGGGAACGGTGGTGCCCACATCCACCAGCAGTTCTGCCACCACGCCCTCTTCGAAGGACTCCACGTCCATCACCGTCTTGTCCGTGTCCACAACGGCCACCACATCGCCGCGGTGCACGTAGTCGCCCGGCTTGATGAGCCACTCCACCATCTTGCCGTGCTCCATGTCCGCACCAAGGGAGGGCATCTTGAAATCACCCACGCGCCCCTACCGCCTCCCGGGCAGCAGCGACGATGCGTTCCGTCGTAGGCAGCGCCGCCAGTTCCAAATGTTTGGCATAGGGCAGCGGCACTTCCGCGCTGCAGACGCGGCCCACGGGCGCGTCCAGGTCGAAGAAGGCATTTTCGGTGATCCGCGCACTCAGTTCGGCCGAGATGCTGCCGCTCCGCCAGCCTTCATCCACCACCACGGCGCGGTGGGTCTTGGCCACGCTCCCCAGGACGGCGGCGTCGTCGAGCGGGCGCAGTACCCGCAAATCCAGCACCTCGGCGTCGATGCCTTCACCTGCCAGTTGGGTGGCGGCGTCAAGCACCGCCGGCAATGTGCCGCCATAAGTGATGAGTGAAATGTCCGCACCGGGCCGGCGGACGGCAGCTGTGCTGATATCCACAGGGCCGGCGTCGTCGGCGAGGTCCCCGGCCACGTTGTACAGGGTGCCGTGCTCGAAGATCAACACCGGATCCGGGTCCTGGAGTGCGGTCCACAGCATCCCGCGGGCGTCCTCCAGGGTTGCGGGGGTCAGGATACGTAGGCCCGGAATGTGCGCCAGCCACCCTTCCAGGCTGTGCGAGTGCTGGGCACCCAGTTGCCGGCCGGCGCCGGTGGTCATCCGGATGACCAGCGGCACGTTGAACTGCCCGCCGGACATGTGCAGCAGCGTGGCGGCATTGTTCACCAGCTGGTCCAGCGCCAGCAGGCTGAAATTGACGGTCATGATCTCCACAATGGGACGCATCCCGCCCAGTGCCGCCCCGATGCCTGCGCCCACGAAGCCGGCTTCGGACAATGGGGTGTCCCGGATCCGTTCAGGACCGAATTCCTCGAACAAGCCAAGGCTCACGGCGAAACACCCGCCGTACGCACCAACATCCTCACCCATGAGGAATACCCGTTCATCGCGCTGGATGGCATCCCGGATGGCTGCGCGCATGGCCTCGCGGTAGGTGGTCTTCATTCCGGGCTCCGCTCGCTGTAGACGAACCGGGTCAGGTCTTCCAGCGGCTCCGGGGTGCCGGCCTCGGCGAACTCCACCGCGGCATCCACTTCGGTGTCAACGTCCTGCTGAATGGATTTCCAGTCCTTTGCCGACAACTGTCCGGCAGCTTCCAAAGCGGTCCGCAGCGTGTCGATGGGATCGCGCTCCATCCAGCGGGAGACCTCCGCCTTGTCGCGGTACCGTTCGGGATCGAACATGGAGTGCGCCCTGAAACGGTAGGTTCGCAGCTCAAGGAAGTGCGGTCCGCCGCCCGCCCGGACAGCGTCCACGGCGCGCCGGGCCGCCTCCTCGACGGCGATCACATCCATCCCGTCCGCGGACCATGAGGCGATCTCGTAGCCGGCGGCTTTGAGGGCAATATCGGTCTGCGATTCGGAACGGGCAAGCGCGGTGCCCATGGCGTACAGGTTGTTTTCGCAGCAGAACAGTACGGGCAGCTGCCAGAGCGCGGCGAGGTTCAGGCTCTCGTGGAATGCGCCCTCGGCCACGGCGCCTTCGCCGAAGAAGCAGACGGTCACCCGGGAGCGTCCGGACATTTTGTCGGCGAGGGCCAGACCCACGGCCAGCGGCAGTCCGCCCGCCACGATGGCGTTGCCGCCGTAGAAGCGGGTGCCGGCGTCGAACAGGTGCATCGAGCCGCCGCGGCCGCGGCAGCAGCCTTCCACGTGGCCGTACATTTCGGCCAGGATGGCTCCTGCGGGCACGCCGCGCAGCAACGCGTGGCCGTGTTCCCGGTACGTTGCCACCACGGCGTCGTCCGGCGCCAGGGTGCTCATCACACCTGCGGCCACCGCTTCCTCGCCGATATAAACGTGCAGGAATCCGCGGATCTTGGCGGCGCTGTATAGCTCCACGCACTGCTCCTCGAGCCGCCGCACCCGCAGCATCTGGCGGAGCAGGTGGCGGGCATGGTCGGAGTCCGCGTTTCCCGTGCCGCGCGCTGAGGTGCCGGTCATACGGGCGCTCCGGGGTAGCGACCGGGAGGTGACTCGATGGTTGAGGTGTCACCCTCCGGGAGGCCGAGTTCGCGGGCCTTCAGGAGCCGCCGGAGGATCTTGCCGCTCCGGGTCTTCGGCAGGGCGTCGGTGAAGTCCAGCAGCCGGGGAGCCACCGCGGGACCCAGCCGTTTGCGGGCGAAGCCGATGATGTCCAGCTTGAGTGACTCCGAGGGCTGCCACCCGGTGCGGAGTTCCACGAAGGCCTTGACCACTTCGCCGGCAACGGGATCCGGCACGCCGATCACCCCTGCCTCGGCCACCGCTTCGTGCTCCATCAGCGAGCTCTCCACCTCGAACGGGCCGATCAGGTGGCCCGAGGACTTGATGACGTCGTCGCCCCGGCCGACGAACCAGAAGTACCCGTCGGCGTCCATCCTGGCGAGGTCTCCGGTGAGGTACCAGCCGCCGGCAAAGCATCGCAGGTACCGCTCGTCTTCGTGGAGGTAGCCGCGGAACATCGAAGGCCAGCCCGGACGGAGGGCCAGTTCGCCAACCCCCTCCGGTTCGGTCACGAGGACGGCCTCGCCGTTCAGGATCACCGCTTTGCCGTCCGGGTCCCGGGCCACAATCGCGGCCTCAACGCCGGGAAGGGGCCGCCCCATGGAACCGGGCCGGATCTCCATGGCGGGGTAGTTCGAAATCATGATGCCGCCGGTTTCGGTCTGCCACCAGTTGTCATGGACAGGCTGGCCGAAGGCTTCCTGGCCCCACACCACCACTTCGGGGTTGAGCGGCTCGCCCACGCTGGCCACAAAACGCAGGGCGGACAGATCGTGCCCTGCTGCGTGCCCGGCACCGGCCTTCATCAGCATGCGCAGTGCGGTGGGTGCGGTGTACCAGACGGTGACGTGCTGCTCCGCGAGGATCCGGTACCACCTTTCCGCGTCCATCTCCTCTTCGTCCACAATGGTGGTCACGCCGTGGGTGAGGGGAGCGATCACGCCGTAGGAGGTGCCGGTGACCCAGCCGGGATCGGCCGTGCACCAGTAGACGTCGTCCGCGTGCAGGTCCAGCGCGAAGAAGCCAGTGGCGTGGTGCGCCGTGACGGCGTCGTGCACATGAATGGCGCCTTTGGGGGTGCCGGTGGTGCCGCTGGTGAAGTGCAGCAGGGCCATTTCTTCGGCGCGGGTCGGGACGGTTTCGCGCGGCTGCGCGTCCCGCATCAGTTCGGCCAGATCCAGGGTTCCGGGGTCCGGCCGGCCCTCGGCGTCAATGAGCAGCACGAATTCCAGCTCCGGCAGTTCGTCACGTATCTGGGCAACCTTCCGCCGGTACAGCGCCCGTGTGGTGACCAGGGCGCGGCCGGATCCCAGATGGAGCCGCTGACGGACGGGCTCCGGGCCGAAGGCGGAAAACAGGGGGCAGAACACGCTGGCATTCTTGAGCGTTCCCAACACGGCGACATACAGCTCCGGGCTGCGGCCCATAAGCGAAAAGACCCGTTCGCCGCGGCCGATACCCAGCCGGTGCAGGACGCCGGCAAACCGTCCAGTCTGTTCCGCCAGCTCTGCGTAGCTCAGGGACCGGGCGGTACCGTCGGAGCGGATGAAACGCAGCGCTTCGTGGCCTGCCCGTTCTCCCGCGGCGTGGCGGTCCACCGCCTCGTACGCAATGTTGACGCCGCCGTCGGGCAGTCCGGCCAGCGCGTGCCGCGCCTCATCCCAGGAGAATGCGGCGCGGCTGGCATCGTAGTCCACCATATTCGGGCGGACGGCGAGGCCGCTGATGTCCTTGGGGATTGCGGGCCAGCGGGTCGATGGAGCGGTTCCGGCCGTCATGATTCAATCGGACTCCTCGCCGGGAAAGCTGCATAGAGTAGAAAGTCCCGTGGGCTTTACCCTGCGGTCCTAGCCCCGTTCCGGAGCCCGCCCCCCGGCACCGCGGGTACGGGCCGTCACAAACCGCGGAGCCACTAAACTGGACCCCATGACTGCCTCCAGCGCCCCTGCAGCAGATGCTGCCGCCGCCCGTGCCCGCCTGCTTGAACTCATCAAAGAACTCGCCGTGGTCCGCGGCAAGGTGATCCTGTCCAGCGGAGCCGAGGCCGACTACTACATTGATCTCCGCCGCATCACGCTGCACCACGAGGCGTCCAAGCTGGTAGGCCAGGTCATGCTCTCGCTAATCGACGAGGCCGGCATCGACTTTGAGTGCGCCGGCGGGCTCACCATGGGAGCCGATCCCGTGGGCACCGCCGTGATGCACGCCGCCGGGGACGCCGGGCGCAGCGTCGACGCGTTCGTTGTCCGCAAGGCGCAGAAATCCTACGGCATGGGCCGACAAGTGGAAGGGCCCTCGGTGGAGGGCCGCAAAGTCCTGGTGCTTGAGGACACGTCCACCACCGGCGGCTCCGCGCTGACCGCCGTCGAGGGTGTCCGCAAGGCCGGCGGCAACGTTGTGGCTGTCGCCGTGATCGTGGACCGCGACACCGGTGCGAAGGAAAAGATCGAGGCCGAGACCGGTGTTCCCTACCTGTTCGCCTTCGGTAAGGATGAACTCGGCCTGAGCTAGGAGTATGGCGGCAGCGTATCGGCACGATTCAGCCGGAAGCTAATTCGGCTTGGATGGCCGCAAGGCGTGACCCTACAATTTGTGTAGCTCAATTACAAGTCACGCACCTGGAGAGAACGCGCCATGCTCCCGTCCAACCCAGTACCCACCACCGTGGACCAGATCCAGAACCTCATTCTGGAGAGTGCCGATTTCGAGGACTTCCTCAACGAATTGGCGCGCTTTTCCGCGCACCAGATGGCGGGCGACGGCGATGACGCACTCTGCGGCATCACATTGCTCCGGGACCGCAAGGCTGCCACCATCGGCTGGAGCAGCGATTCGGCGCGCGAGGTGGACGAGATCCAGTACAGGCTTTCGCAGGGACCCTGCCTGACTGCAGCGCAGGAGGAACGCGAGGTTCACGTCCCGGATCTCTTCGAAGAGGACCGGTGGGGTCCCGACTACGCCAACGCCGTCGCCTCCCACGGGCTGCGGTCGGTGCTGTCGCTGCCCTTCACCCTGCAGGGCGATGCGAAGGCTGCCCTGAACCTCTACTCGGATGTTCCGCGGAAGTTTGATGAAAGGGCGGCGGCGCGAGCCCGGGAGTACACCCGGGAAATCTCGCAGGCCCTCCGGCTGGCCGTCAGGTTCTCGCTGCACACGGACAGTGCCACGAACCTCCGTGCCACGCTGGAATCAAGGACCACCATCGACATCGCCATAGGCATTGTCATGGCGCAGAACCGCTGCAGCCAGGAGGCGGCGGTGCAGATCCTGACTGATGCGTCCAGCAACAGCAACGTCAAGCTGCGGGACATCGCCAAGTCGCTGGTGGATTCCGTAGGCGGGGCGGGCACGCGGACCCACTTCGAGGAGCCCGGCCAGGGCCAGGACCGCGGACAGGGCCGAAGCCAGGCCGGGTAGAAGGGCACTGCCAAGCAGGGCCTGGAAACAGGGCCGAACAGTCGCACGGGCAGCGTCCCTGCCCTGAAGTTCGGGCTTGTGGTGCCGCCCGGCGGAGGATACGCTGTCCAGGGTTGAGCCGTCGGCCATAGACACCCTTTTTTGGAGTACCTATGGACCGCAAACTTCACGCCCTCGTTAAACTGGACGTCGTCGCCGACGTTGTTCGGATCGAAGTCCGGGGCAGCCTCAACCAGGAATCCCGACCCGCCCTGGTGCATGTTATCCGGCGCATCCGCCGCATGGGCATCACTGCCCACATCCGGGTGGATCTCTCCCAGGCCGCATTCGTTGAATCGCCCGCGTTGGTGGGGCTCCGCAACGACCTCAACGCGATCGACGGCGTGGCCCCCGACGGCGACGGCTCCGGCGCCTCAGGCGTTTCGCTCGAATTCATGCCGCGGCCGGACTCCTTGGCCCTTGACGCCGGACCCGGTTCGAAAACCTTGGAAATCACCGGCGAATTCGCGGCCTCCATCGATCCTTCGGGATGCGGACCCCTGGCCCAGTATTCCGACGACGAGCTCCTGGCAGCCAGCGACTCCGTCTTCGGTCTCCTGGACGATCCCGCCGCGATTTCCGGTACGGAGCTGCTGGCGCAGTACGACGCGATCGGGATGGAGCTTTCACGGCGGGAAAGCGCCGTAGCTGGCCGGAACAACTCAACGGACGAACTGGCGGCGCGTCCGGCCGAGCCCGTGATCTAGCTGGTTTCGCGGGTTTCATTTACGGGTTCCGCTGTGGCTACGGTAGAGGTGTGCCGCGTGTCCAGGACCCATCACAGTCTGAGGGCGGCCCCGGATCAGCCGAGGGCCGCCTCCTCAAGCATGCCGCCGAACTCAAGCGCTTTTCCCGGCGCAATTTCCTGATGGGGACGGGCGCGGCGTCGCTGCTGGCCGCGGATATGTTCTTCACCAGGTACGTCCAGGCGGAACGCCGTACCAACAAAATCTTGACTGTTGGCGATGATTTTGCCGAGAGCTACTACCCGCACTCAAGCTGGATCCTGTTTCCAGGTTATAAAACCAGCTGGGAGGAAGCACAGTGGATCCTCAACTCCCTGCGCGGAGCCCTGCGCCAGCGCGGCCAGCTTGCCGCCGTCGGCTATTCCAACGAGGGGCTGGACATTGACCAGATTGTGATCGCGGTCATTGGATACGTCCGCGCCAAAAAGCTGACCAGCCTGTACTTCTACGGCCACAGCTTCGGCGGCATGGTGGCCACCCAGGTCGCTGCCCGCCTGCGCGAACTGCACGGCGTGGAGGTTGAATTCATCCTCTTGGACTCCAGCCCGTACAGCAAGTTCGATGTCCTGGACCAAAGCTGGTTCGAAGGCGTAGTGGTTCTCTACGAGGGCGGCTTCCGGGTTCCCACTGTGCTCCGCGGCGGGTATGAGCTGGGCGAGCGCATCGTGCACAAGGACGAACGGTCCTGGCGGCAGGTGCTGGACCAAAGCCTGGAGCAGTTGTCGCCGATCGCCCCGTCCAGCGTGCTGATCCAGTCCGAATCCGCCTACATCTACCACTTTGACGCCACCCGGTTCGCCGGCATGCTGGGCGGGACCAGGATGGCCTTCATCGGTAACCCCCGTGATGGCACCGTGAACTACGAGACGGCCCGCCAGTCGTGGGCACAGACGTTTGCCGCCAACATGGTGTCCAATGACCGCCGCACCGAGGACGCCCTGCCCGCGCATGCCAGCCCGCAGTGGAACCCGTTCGTCTACCGGCCCATCATCGAGGAACTGCAGGATGAGATCTTCCCGCTGCCTTCCGGCGGGCACAGGATGACCGCGTTCTGAGCCGGCCCGCCAGGTCCGGGCCTAGATCTGGCTCTTGAGGTCTGCCACCGAGTTCAGGATCTGGTTGGGCCGGAACGGATAGGCGGCAATGTCGTCCTTGTGGGTGATTCCGCTGAGGACCAGCACCGTGTGCAGCCCGGCCTCCATGCCGGCGATGATGTCGGTGTCCATCCGGTCGCCGATCATGGCGGTGGTCTCGGAATGGGCGTCGATCTGGTTCATGGCCGAACGGAACATCATGGGGTTCGGCTTGCCCACAATGTAGGGCTCACGGCCGGTGGCTTTGGTAATCAGCGCCGCGATGGCTCCGGTGGCGGGCATGGGGCCGTCTTTGGACGGGCCCGTGGCATCCGGGTTGGTGGCGATGAAGCGGGCGCCTGCCAGGATTAGCCGGATGGCCATCGTGATGGCCTCGAAGGAGTAGGTGCGTGTCTCGCCAAGCACCACAAAGTCCGGGTTCTGGTCGGTGAGGATGAAGCCGGCCTCGTGCAGCGCCGTC
Above is a window of Arthrobacter sp. FB24 DNA encoding:
- a CDS encoding acyl carrier protein: MNEQDARQAVQTAISQVAPDVDFDGLDEGSRLRQDLELDSLDFLRLVESINEATGVDIPERDYTAVATVKGMIDYLAARG
- the acsA gene encoding acetate--CoA ligase; this translates as MTAGTAPSTRWPAIPKDISGLAVRPNMVDYDASRAAFSWDEARHALAGLPDGGVNIAYEAVDRHAAGERAGHEALRFIRSDGTARSLSYAELAEQTGRFAGVLHRLGIGRGERVFSLMGRSPELYVAVLGTLKNASVFCPLFSAFGPEPVRQRLHLGSGRALVTTRALYRRKVAQIRDELPELEFVLLIDAEGRPDPGTLDLAELMRDAQPRETVPTRAEEMALLHFTSGTTGTPKGAIHVHDAVTAHHATGFFALDLHADDVYWCTADPGWVTGTSYGVIAPLTHGVTTIVDEEEMDAERWYRILAEQHVTVWYTAPTALRMLMKAGAGHAAGHDLSALRFVASVGEPLNPEVVVWGQEAFGQPVHDNWWQTETGGIMISNYPAMEIRPGSMGRPLPGVEAAIVARDPDGKAVILNGEAVLVTEPEGVGELALRPGWPSMFRGYLHEDERYLRCFAGGWYLTGDLARMDADGYFWFVGRGDDVIKSSGHLIGPFEVESSLMEHEAVAEAGVIGVPDPVAGEVVKAFVELRTGWQPSESLKLDIIGFARKRLGPAVAPRLLDFTDALPKTRSGKILRRLLKARELGLPEGDTSTIESPPGRYPGAPV
- the pyrE gene encoding orotate phosphoribosyltransferase; translated protein: MTASSAPAADAAAARARLLELIKELAVVRGKVILSSGAEADYYIDLRRITLHHEASKLVGQVMLSLIDEAGIDFECAGGLTMGADPVGTAVMHAAGDAGRSVDAFVVRKAQKSYGMGRQVEGPSVEGRKVLVLEDTSTTGGSALTAVEGVRKAGGNVVAVAVIVDRDTGAKEKIEAETGVPYLFAFGKDELGLS
- the pdhA gene encoding pyruvate dehydrogenase (acetyl-transferring) E1 component subunit alpha gives rise to the protein MTGTSARGTGNADSDHARHLLRQMLRVRRLEEQCVELYSAAKIRGFLHVYIGEEAVAAGVMSTLAPDDAVVATYREHGHALLRGVPAGAILAEMYGHVEGCCRGRGGSMHLFDAGTRFYGGNAIVAGGLPLAVGLALADKMSGRSRVTVCFFGEGAVAEGAFHESLNLAALWQLPVLFCCENNLYAMGTALARSESQTDIALKAAGYEIASWSADGMDVIAVEEAARRAVDAVRAGGGPHFLELRTYRFRAHSMFDPERYRDKAEVSRWMERDPIDTLRTALEAAGQLSAKDWKSIQQDVDTEVDAAVEFAEAGTPEPLEDLTRFVYSERSPE
- a CDS encoding FAD-dependent oxidoreductase codes for the protein MERTGCAVVGGGPAGMMLGLLLARAGVEVTVLEKHGDFLRDFRGDTVHASTIRLIDELGLGDGFRRLPQSKLNNVAFPIPGVGLVTLGDFATLKPPYNYIAMMPQWDFLNFLATEAASEPTFTLLMEHEATSLMFDGGRVTGVRYRTRGGSKGQGTEGALHADLVVATDGRHSVLRRAAGLQPKDYPVPFDTWWFKLPRHASEKGAVAGIVPAFRDREAMIALFRDDYYQMGYLGPKGADARIRSEGVERFRERVASLRPDLADRVDSIRSLDDLHWLDVRLDRLRRWYVDGMLCIGDAAHAMSPAGGVGINLAIQDAVAAAALLAPALIRGNVSVKDLAGVERRRRMPTVIIQTVQRVMHRAVFVPLFAGRRTGAPPVLLFFVRHAPVVRRLLPRLIAFGPRPEHAPAFARRAQPRAAR
- a CDS encoding 2-oxo acid dehydrogenase subunit E2, whose product is MGDFKMPSLGADMEHGKMVEWLIKPGDYVHRGDVVAVVDTDKTVMDVESFEEGVVAELLVDVGTTVPIGTPLARITRTPDDGAGQAGGRPAGPHAKPASGAAETAVAAAAAEPAGAAAAAAAVQVPPPVRHLAHQLGVDTAGIRGTGRHGAVTRADVEHAAAARPGPAAPAAPAATPAPMPHGARVRSSPRARRLADQLGVDIGGVPGTGPDGAVTEADVQRAVSGHTAAAPAEEALPEEATVPGAEALPPKEAPPSEAQDRLSSLRRAIGSLMTRSKKSIPHYYVSTTLDLRAAIAWMQQVNEQRPVASRLVPSALLLKATALAAKEVPEVNGFFTDGVFRPSSSVHLGVAVALRHGGLVAPAIHDADTLAVDVLMQQLRDLVSRARAGRLQRAEMADPTLTVTNLGDLGVEAVYGVIYPPQVAMVGLGKLVEQPWAHDGMLGVRPAVTATLSADHRVSDGLRGGRFLARIDELLQKPEEL
- a CDS encoding alpha-ketoacid dehydrogenase subunit beta, whose product is MKTTYREAMRAAIRDAIQRDERVFLMGEDVGAYGGCFAVSLGLFEEFGPERIRDTPLSEAGFVGAGIGAALGGMRPIVEIMTVNFSLLALDQLVNNAATLLHMSGGQFNVPLVIRMTTGAGRQLGAQHSHSLEGWLAHIPGLRILTPATLEDARGMLWTALQDPDPVLIFEHGTLYNVAGDLADDAGPVDISTAAVRRPGADISLITYGGTLPAVLDAATQLAGEGIDAEVLDLRVLRPLDDAAVLGSVAKTHRAVVVDEGWRSGSISAELSARITENAFFDLDAPVGRVCSAEVPLPYAKHLELAALPTTERIVAAAREAVGARG
- a CDS encoding GAF and ANTAR domain-containing protein, encoding MLPSNPVPTTVDQIQNLILESADFEDFLNELARFSAHQMAGDGDDALCGITLLRDRKAATIGWSSDSAREVDEIQYRLSQGPCLTAAQEEREVHVPDLFEEDRWGPDYANAVASHGLRSVLSLPFTLQGDAKAALNLYSDVPRKFDERAAARAREYTREISQALRLAVRFSLHTDSATNLRATLESRTTIDIAIGIVMAQNRCSQEAAVQILTDASSNSNVKLRDIAKSLVDSVGGAGTRTHFEEPGQGQDRGQGRSQAG
- a CDS encoding thioesterase domain-containing protein, with protein sequence MPRVQDPSQSEGGPGSAEGRLLKHAAELKRFSRRNFLMGTGAASLLAADMFFTRYVQAERRTNKILTVGDDFAESYYPHSSWILFPGYKTSWEEAQWILNSLRGALRQRGQLAAVGYSNEGLDIDQIVIAVIGYVRAKKLTSLYFYGHSFGGMVATQVAARLRELHGVEVEFILLDSSPYSKFDVLDQSWFEGVVVLYEGGFRVPTVLRGGYELGERIVHKDERSWRQVLDQSLEQLSPIAPSSVLIQSESAYIYHFDATRFAGMLGGTRMAFIGNPRDGTVNYETARQSWAQTFAANMVSNDRRTEDALPAHASPQWNPFVYRPIIEELQDEIFPLPSGGHRMTAF
- a CDS encoding HAD-IIA family hydrolase; this encodes MAESDEVRSSAAVYRSGQEIECWLTDMDGVLVHENQPIPGAAELIQRWVDTSKRFLVLTNNSIFTPRDLAARLRSSGLEIPEENIWTSALATAQFLKDQVRGSDSGNRAYTIGEAGLTTALHEAGFILTDQNPDFVVLGETRTYSFEAITMAIRLILAGARFIATNPDATGPSKDGPMPATGAIAALITKATGREPYIVGKPNPMMFRSAMNQIDAHSETTAMIGDRMDTDIIAGMEAGLHTVLVLSGITHKDDIAAYPFRPNQILNSVADLKSQI